A stretch of the Streptomyces venezuelae genome encodes the following:
- a CDS encoding DUF4191 domain-containing protein, whose amino-acid sequence MARKSNAETAANPGRLKQIALTYKMTRKADSKIGLILAGVGIVTIGVFLAIGFLIGHPVYLGILGFLVAFLAMAIVFGRRAERAAFGQMEGQPGAAAAVLDNVGRGWTTTPAVAMNRSQDIVHRAVGKAGVVLVAEGNPNRLKPLLAAEKKKMARIMPDIPVHDIIVGTGEGQVPLKKVRTTLLKFPRVLAGPQVTQVNDKLRAMGDLMSNMPLPKGPMPKGMRMPRGGKMR is encoded by the coding sequence ATGGCGAGGAAGTCAAACGCAGAGACTGCTGCGAACCCCGGGCGACTGAAGCAGATCGCCCTGACGTACAAGATGACCCGTAAGGCCGATTCCAAGATCGGCCTGATTCTCGCGGGCGTGGGAATCGTCACCATCGGCGTCTTTCTTGCGATCGGCTTCCTGATCGGCCATCCGGTGTACCTGGGCATCCTGGGCTTCCTGGTGGCGTTCCTCGCGATGGCGATCGTCTTCGGACGGCGGGCCGAGCGGGCTGCCTTCGGGCAGATGGAAGGCCAGCCGGGAGCTGCTGCGGCCGTACTGGACAACGTGGGGCGTGGCTGGACCACCACCCCGGCCGTGGCGATGAACCGCAGCCAGGACATCGTCCACCGCGCGGTCGGCAAGGCCGGCGTCGTGCTGGTGGCCGAGGGCAACCCCAACCGGCTGAAGCCGCTGCTGGCGGCCGAGAAGAAGAAGATGGCCCGGATCATGCCGGACATCCCGGTGCACGACATCATCGTCGGCACCGGCGAGGGCCAGGTCCCGCTCAAGAAGGTGCGGACCACCCTCCTGAAGTTCCCGCGCGTGCTGGCCGGCCCGCAGGTGACACAGGTCAACGACAAGCTGCGGGCCATGGGCGACCTGATGAGCAACATGCCGCTGCCGAAGGGCCCGATGCCGAAGGGCATGCGGATGCCGCGCGGCGGAAAGATGCGCTGA
- the lipA gene encoding lipoyl synthase has translation MSAVAPDGRKMLRLEVRNAQTPIERKPEWIKTRAKMGPEYTKMQNLVKGEGLHTVCQEAGCPNIYECWEDREATFLIGGDQCTRRCDFCQIDTGKPQALDRDEPRRVGESVVTMDLNYATITGVARDDLADGGAWLYAETVRQIHQQTAGRESGHTKVELLAPDFNAVPELLEEVFASRPEVFAHNVETVPRIFKRIRPGFRYERSLDVITKAREYGLVTKSNLILGMGEERAEVSEALRDLHEAGCELITITQYLRPSPRHHPVERWVKPAEFVELAKEAEEIGFSGVMSGPLVRSSYRAGRLYGQAMEKRSSSGV, from the coding sequence GTGTCCGCAGTCGCACCCGACGGACGCAAGATGCTGCGCCTGGAGGTCCGTAACGCCCAGACCCCCATCGAGCGCAAGCCCGAGTGGATCAAGACCCGGGCGAAGATGGGTCCCGAGTACACGAAGATGCAGAACCTCGTGAAGGGCGAGGGCCTGCACACCGTGTGCCAGGAAGCCGGTTGTCCGAACATCTACGAATGCTGGGAGGACCGCGAGGCCACCTTCCTCATCGGCGGCGACCAGTGCACCCGGCGCTGTGACTTCTGCCAGATCGACACCGGCAAGCCCCAGGCCCTGGACCGGGACGAGCCGCGCCGGGTCGGCGAGTCCGTGGTCACCATGGACCTGAACTACGCCACCATCACCGGCGTCGCCCGCGACGACCTGGCCGACGGCGGTGCCTGGCTGTACGCCGAGACCGTGCGCCAGATCCACCAGCAGACGGCCGGCCGCGAGAGCGGGCACACCAAGGTCGAGCTGCTGGCCCCGGACTTCAACGCGGTCCCGGAGCTGCTGGAGGAGGTCTTCGCCTCCCGGCCCGAGGTCTTTGCGCACAACGTCGAGACGGTGCCGCGGATCTTCAAGCGGATCCGCCCCGGCTTCCGCTACGAGCGCTCGCTGGACGTGATCACCAAGGCCCGCGAGTACGGCCTGGTGACCAAGTCCAACCTGATCCTCGGCATGGGCGAGGAGCGGGCCGAGGTCAGCGAGGCGCTGCGCGATCTGCACGAGGCGGGTTGCGAACTCATCACGATCACCCAGTACCTGCGGCCCTCGCCGCGGCACCACCCCGTGGAGCGCTGGGTGAAGCCGGCCGAGTTCGTGGAGCTGGCGAAGGAGGCCGAGGAAATCGGCTTCTCGGGCGTCATGTCCGGCCCGCTGGTCCGGTCGTCCTACCGGGCCGGGCGTCTCTACGGCCAGGCGATGGAGAAGCGGAGTTCCAGCGGCGTGTGA
- a CDS encoding Uma2 family endonuclease, protein MTATYEELRRLAEEIAAITPSDKKFKIEIDGPEILTSMVSRTTAHGMIVLRLRRQIEAQASEMVALNDTNLENPQVEKLRVPDLMALPEDSLDPTTDAVSSELVELVAEVVSKTNPENDYVKKLKAYPAMNIPVYLLIDPRKGAVTVYSDPVAGVYRASHEYAFGDTVPAGRWTIDSSVFPRYTD, encoded by the coding sequence ATGACCGCCACGTACGAGGAGCTGCGGCGCCTCGCGGAAGAAATCGCAGCGATCACGCCGAGCGACAAGAAGTTCAAGATCGAGATCGACGGGCCGGAGATCCTGACCTCCATGGTGAGCCGCACCACCGCCCACGGCATGATCGTGCTGCGGCTGCGCCGCCAGATCGAGGCCCAGGCGTCTGAGATGGTGGCCCTCAATGACACCAATCTGGAAAACCCTCAGGTGGAGAAACTGCGTGTGCCCGACCTGATGGCGCTTCCCGAGGACTCCCTCGACCCCACCACCGACGCGGTCAGCTCGGAGCTGGTGGAGCTGGTGGCCGAAGTCGTGTCGAAGACGAATCCGGAAAACGACTACGTCAAGAAGCTCAAGGCGTACCCGGCGATGAACATCCCCGTCTACCTGCTCATCGACCCTCGCAAGGGCGCCGTGACCGTCTACTCCGACCCGGTCGCCGGGGTCTACCGCGCCAGCCACGAATACGCCTTCGGCGACACCGTTCCGGCGGGCCGCTGGACCATCGACAGCAGCGTCTTCCCCCGCTACACCGACTGA
- the glnA gene encoding type I glutamate--ammonia ligase has product MFQNADEVKQYIEENDVKFVDVRFCDLPGVMQHFTIPARAFDPAEELAFDGSSIRGFQAIHESDMALRADITTARLDPFRKDKTLNINFFIHDPITGEAYSRDPRNIAKKAEAYLASTGIADTAFFGPEAEFYVFDSVRFATSANEGFYHIDSEAGAWNTGSEENNRGYKVRYKGGYFPVAPVDHFADLRAEISLELDAQGLQVERQHHEVGTGGQAEINYKFNTLLAAADDLMLFKYIVKNVAWRNGKTATFMPKPIFGDNGSGMHVHQSLWAGGEPLFYDEAGYAGLSDTARYYIGGILKHAPSLLAFTNPTVNSYHRLVPGFEAPVNMVYSQRNRSAAMRIPITGSNPKAKRVEFRAPDPSSNPYLAFSALLLAGLDGIKNKIEPMEPIDKDLYELSPDEHASVPQVPTSLEDVLKALEEDHEYLLAGGVFTPDLIQTWIDYKRTHEIAPIAQRPHPHEFELYFDI; this is encoded by the coding sequence ATGTTCCAGAACGCCGACGAAGTGAAGCAGTACATCGAGGAGAACGACGTCAAGTTCGTCGACGTCCGCTTCTGCGACCTGCCTGGTGTGATGCAGCACTTCACCATCCCGGCTCGGGCATTCGACCCGGCGGAGGAGCTCGCCTTCGACGGCTCCTCGATCCGCGGCTTCCAGGCCATCCACGAGTCCGACATGGCTCTGCGTGCCGACATCACCACCGCGCGTCTGGACCCGTTCCGCAAGGACAAGACGCTCAACATCAACTTCTTCATCCACGACCCGATCACGGGTGAGGCCTACAGCCGCGACCCGCGCAACATCGCGAAGAAGGCCGAGGCGTACCTCGCCTCCACCGGCATCGCCGACACCGCGTTCTTCGGCCCCGAGGCCGAGTTCTACGTGTTCGACAGCGTGCGCTTCGCGACCTCCGCGAACGAGGGCTTCTACCACATCGACTCCGAGGCCGGCGCCTGGAACACGGGCTCCGAGGAGAACAACCGCGGCTACAAGGTCCGCTACAAGGGCGGCTACTTCCCGGTCGCCCCGGTCGACCACTTCGCCGACCTGCGCGCCGAGATCTCCCTCGAGCTGGACGCCCAGGGCCTCCAGGTCGAGCGCCAGCACCACGAGGTGGGCACCGGCGGCCAGGCCGAGATCAACTACAAGTTCAACACGCTGCTGGCCGCGGCCGACGACCTGATGCTCTTCAAGTACATCGTGAAGAACGTCGCCTGGCGCAACGGCAAGACCGCGACCTTCATGCCGAAGCCGATCTTCGGTGACAACGGCTCGGGCATGCACGTCCACCAGTCCCTGTGGGCCGGCGGCGAGCCCCTCTTCTACGACGAGGCCGGCTACGCGGGCCTGTCGGACACCGCCCGCTACTACATCGGCGGCATCCTCAAGCACGCCCCGTCGCTGCTCGCCTTCACCAACCCGACGGTGAACTCGTACCACCGCCTGGTCCCGGGCTTCGAGGCCCCGGTCAACATGGTGTACTCGCAGCGCAACCGCTCCGCGGCCATGCGCATCCCGATCACCGGCTCGAACCCGAAGGCCAAGCGCGTCGAGTTCCGCGCCCCGGACCCGTCCTCCAACCCGTACCTGGCCTTCTCGGCCCTGCTGCTCGCGGGCCTGGACGGCATCAAGAACAAGATCGAGCCGATGGAGCCGATCGACAAGGACCTCTACGAGCTCTCGCCCGACGAGCACGCGAGCGTCCCGCAGGTCCCGACCAGCCTGGAGGACGTCCTCAAGGCCCTGGAGGAGGACCACGAGTACCTCCTGGCCGGCGGTGTCTTCACCCCCGACCTGATCCAGACCTGGATCGACTACAAGCGGACCCACGAGATCGCCCCGATCGCCCAGCGCCCGCACCCGCACGAGTTCGAGCTCTACTTCGACATCTAA
- a CDS encoding RDD family protein, with protein MDKRQAIGSWLSGPRAAAEEMGVDFGYPGQRLGLPQQGPGSVARFGRRLGAVAIDWLSCQLIAFGLITGGEWTAAGNWTLAVFAVLAVLTVGTVGFTPGKRILGLRVVAEDGGRLGFPRVLLRTALLLLFVPALIWDRDGRGLHDRLARAIQVRI; from the coding sequence GTGGACAAGAGGCAAGCAATCGGATCATGGCTGTCCGGCCCCCGCGCGGCAGCGGAGGAGATGGGCGTCGACTTCGGTTACCCGGGCCAGCGGCTCGGCCTGCCGCAGCAGGGCCCCGGCTCGGTGGCCCGGTTCGGGCGCCGGCTCGGCGCGGTGGCCATCGACTGGCTGTCCTGCCAGCTGATCGCATTCGGCCTGATCACCGGGGGTGAATGGACTGCGGCGGGCAACTGGACGCTGGCGGTCTTCGCCGTCCTGGCCGTCCTCACGGTGGGCACCGTGGGCTTCACCCCGGGCAAACGCATCCTGGGCCTGCGGGTGGTCGCGGAGGACGGCGGCCGGCTCGGTTTCCCGCGGGTACTGCTCCGTACGGCGCTGCTGCTGCTCTTCGTGCCGGCGCTGATCTGGGACCGGGACGGGCGCGGCCTGCACGACCGGCTCGCCCGCGCCATCCAGGTTCGTATCTGA